The proteins below come from a single Zea mays cultivar B73 chromosome 8, Zm-B73-REFERENCE-NAM-5.0, whole genome shotgun sequence genomic window:
- the LOC103635638 gene encoding uncharacterized protein, producing MAPSSSSSSDGHGHAAPRPGTGRVQVALPNADAAAEADAEVSGGYAESNEPNSTGAPSCGSGVVPNDSESIVAKTLEKLPPELAALAKDPKRHAKSKDPGWKYGFWPYEGKKDMVQCIFCKKVVPAGIKRFKQHIAGGYAVVERCPAAPAMIRKEMFDFLVKNARKELNLQQGREWDSESGGGVQEVPVVPSSGTRVKENKRKVQASIGSYMDPVKQGSQKYTKNVASMLCKSPEEVVSERHNSKSYQPSMEQCTQKSKESKQVVDDHVADFLYENGIPLNVVNSRSWEIMLESIGQYGPGYLSPSYHQLRNSLLERAVDKTNEVRKKHEEAWKKYGCTLMSDAWTDTRHRHLINFFVKSPVLVENEENEEDVDMEDEEDDFNEMQDDEDDEEDEDGGGGAAGAFRVDDALL from the exons ATGGCCCCATCCTCGTCCTCCAGCTCCG ATGGACATGGCCATGCTGCTCCGCGCCCTGGGACTGGTAGAGTTCAAGTGGCGTTGCCTAACGCAGATGCTGCTGCTGAAGCTGATGCAGAGGTTAGTGGTGGTTATGCTGAATCTAACGAGCCAAATTCTACTGGTGCTCCATCATGTGGGTCTGGTGTCGTTCCCAATGATTCTGAGTCTATAGTTGCCAAAACATTAGAGAAGTTGCCACCAGAGCTTGCTGCACTAGCTAAAGATCCTAAGAGGCATGCTAAATCTAAGGACCCTGGGTGGAAGTATGGGTTCTGGCCATATGAAGGGAAGAAGGATATGGTTCAATGCATATTTTGCAAAAAGGTGGTTCCTGCAGGAATCAAGAGATTCAAGCAACACATCGCAGGTGGTTATGCAGTCGTCGAGAGGTGTCCAGCTGCACCTGCAATGATCAGGAAAGAAATGTTTGATTTTTTGGTGAAAAATGCAAGAAAAGAACTGAACTTGCAGCAAGGAAGGGAATGGGATTCTGAAAGTGGAGGTGGAGTGCAAGAAGTACCTGTTGTGCCAAGTTCAGGGACAagagttaaggaaaataaaaggaAGGTTCAAGCATCCATTGGTTCTTATATGGATCCAGTCAAGCAAGGGTCACAGAAGTACACCAAAAATGTTGCTTCAATGTTGTGCAAATCACCTGAAGAAGTGGTCAGTGAGAGACATAATTCAAAGAGTTATCAACCTTCAATGGAGCAGTGTACACAGAAATCTAAGGAATCAAAGCAAGTAGTTGATGACCATGTTGCGGATTTCTTGTATGAGAATGGAATTCCATTGAATGTTGTTAACTCAAGAAGCTGGGAAATAATGTTAGAGTCCATAGGACAATATGGTCCTGGGTATCTGTCACCTTCGTACCATCAGTTGAGGAATTCATTACTTGAGAGGGCAGTAGACAAGACAAATGAGGTGAGAAAGAAGCATGAGGAAGCATGGAAAAAGTATGGCTGCACTCTCATGTCAGATGCATGGACTGACACACGGCACCGTCATCTCATAAACTTTTTTGTCAAGAGTCCAGTGCTTGTTGAAAATGAAGAAAATGAGGAAGACGTTGACATGGAAGATGAAGAAGATGATTTCAATGAAATGCAGGACGACGAAGATGACGAAGAGGATGAGGATGGTGGAGGTGGAGCTGCAGGGGCCTTCCGAGTGGATGAtgctttactttga